Proteins encoded by one window of Bacillus sp. DTU_2020_1000418_1_SI_GHA_SEK_038:
- a CDS encoding ABC transporter ATP-binding protein, with the protein MDSIRRYMHFVKPYRLQIIITLIIGIIKFAIPLLIPLLIKYVIDDIVGSTDLSSADKTGSLIKIMGIMIFVFVIIRPPIEYYRQYFAQWVASKILYDIRDRLFTHIQKLSFKYYANTRAGEVISRVINDVEQTKTFVITGLMNLWLDIATILIAVAIMMKMDFTLTIVSLILFPFYGFSVRYFFGNLRKLTRARSQALAEVQGYLHERVQGMAVIKSFAIEDHEQTQFDKQNENFLTKAIDHTKWNAKAFAVVNTITDIAPLLVIGYSAYQVIQGNLSTGTMMAFIAYIDRLYNPLRRLVNSSTTLTQSIASMDRVFELIDEKYDIDDSPNAMECKAVKGDIDFEQVSFAYDKKEELVLKNITLNVKKGETIALVGMSGGGKSSLVGLIPRFYDVTEGKILLDGKDIRSFKVRSLRDKIGMVLQDNILFSESVKTNILLGKPGASDEEVIEAAKAANAHEFIMNLPNGYDTRVGERGVKLSGGQKQRVAIARIFLKNPPILILDEATSALDLESEHLIQEALEELAKDRTTFIVAHRLSTITHADRIILIEHGEISEVGSHEELMKLQGNYYKLFQVQQLES; encoded by the coding sequence TTGGACAGCATCCGGCGTTATATGCACTTTGTTAAGCCATATCGCCTGCAGATTATCATCACGCTCATCATTGGAATCATTAAGTTTGCGATTCCCCTATTAATTCCATTACTAATTAAATATGTAATTGATGATATTGTAGGGAGCACCGACTTGAGCAGTGCTGATAAGACAGGCAGTTTAATCAAAATAATGGGCATAATGATTTTTGTCTTTGTCATTATTCGTCCACCGATTGAGTATTACCGGCAGTATTTTGCCCAATGGGTAGCGAGCAAAATTTTGTATGATATTCGTGATAGACTATTCACACATATACAAAAGCTAAGCTTTAAATATTATGCCAATACGAGAGCTGGCGAGGTCATTTCAAGAGTGATCAACGATGTTGAACAAACAAAAACATTCGTTATTACTGGATTAATGAATTTATGGCTTGATATCGCAACGATTCTGATTGCCGTAGCAATTATGATGAAAATGGATTTTACTTTAACGATTGTTTCGTTAATTCTATTCCCGTTTTATGGGTTTTCCGTAAGGTATTTTTTCGGCAATTTAAGAAAGCTGACAAGGGCACGTTCGCAAGCATTGGCGGAAGTCCAGGGATATCTTCATGAACGCGTTCAGGGAATGGCTGTCATAAAAAGCTTTGCCATTGAAGATCATGAACAAACTCAGTTTGATAAGCAAAATGAAAATTTTCTAACGAAAGCCATTGATCATACAAAATGGAATGCAAAGGCATTTGCCGTTGTTAATACCATCACAGATATTGCGCCATTACTTGTCATTGGCTACTCAGCCTACCAGGTTATTCAAGGGAATTTATCTACAGGAACAATGATGGCGTTCATTGCTTACATTGATAGATTATATAATCCACTCAGAAGACTTGTAAATTCATCCACAACATTAACCCAATCGATTGCCTCTATGGACAGAGTGTTTGAATTAATAGATGAAAAGTATGATATTGATGACTCTCCAAATGCAATGGAATGCAAGGCTGTGAAAGGTGATATTGATTTTGAACAAGTAAGCTTTGCCTACGATAAAAAGGAAGAGCTTGTTCTAAAAAATATTACTTTGAATGTGAAAAAGGGTGAGACCATTGCTCTTGTTGGGATGAGCGGGGGAGGTAAGTCTTCATTAGTAGGGTTAATCCCAAGATTTTATGATGTTACAGAGGGAAAAATCTTGTTAGACGGAAAAGATATCCGATCATTTAAGGTTCGCTCCTTAAGGGATAAAATCGGAATGGTTCTTCAGGATAATATCCTCTTTAGTGAGTCTGTCAAAACAAATATTTTATTAGGAAAGCCAGGGGCTTCTGATGAAGAGGTTATCGAAGCTGCGAAGGCTGCCAATGCTCATGAATTTATTATGAATTTGCCAAATGGCTATGATACGAGGGTCGGAGAACGCGGAGTCAAGCTCTCAGGCGGGCAGAAGCAGCGTGTGGCGATTGCAAGAATCTTTCTCAAAAATCCGCCAATCTTAATTTTGGACGAAGCCACTTCGGCACTGGATTTAGAAAGCGAGCATTTAATACAGGAAGCATTAGAGGAGCTTGCTAAGGATCGGACAACCTTTATTGTTGCTCACAGACTTTCAACCATCACACATGCAGATCGGATTATCTTGATTGAGCATGGAGAGATTTCTGAAGTTGGCAGCCATGAAGAACTAATGAAATTACAAGGCAATTATTATAAGTTATTTCAAGTACAACAGCTTGAAAGTTAG
- a CDS encoding FUSC family protein has translation MKLGARILKTGIAIILSLFLSQVFQLPSPVFAAIAAIFAIQPTIYRSFLSIIEQVQGNAIGALTAVVFVLLFGNDMFIIGLAAIVVITINLKLKIENTIGLALVTMIVIMETPSDEFIQFSLIRFSTVMLGVFSAFIVNLVFLPPKYEKKLYYGISDITEETTKWIRLTIRHASEHKLLKNDIGKMKESVRNLDHLYIMYKEERNYFKKETIPKSRRLVIYRQMISTVKRSLDTLRKLHRFENDLQEMPLDYQNAIQQQLDCLIHHHEHIMLKFIGKVRPNVVFEEGDIFLNRKELFNLFISQKKEASLEDEDTLSHNMQIISAIIDYNEQVEHLDKLITSFQTYHKKANEMSIEK, from the coding sequence ATGAAGCTTGGCGCCCGCATACTAAAAACGGGAATCGCAATTATTCTATCATTATTTTTATCTCAGGTTTTTCAGCTGCCTTCTCCTGTCTTTGCAGCCATTGCGGCGATTTTCGCGATTCAGCCCACCATTTACCGATCCTTCTTATCTATCATTGAACAGGTTCAGGGAAATGCAATTGGGGCTCTTACCGCAGTAGTCTTTGTTCTATTATTCGGCAATGATATGTTCATCATCGGTTTAGCAGCAATCGTTGTGATCACCATTAACCTAAAGCTCAAAATAGAAAATACAATTGGATTAGCTCTCGTAACCATGATTGTTATTATGGAAACACCTAGTGATGAATTTATCCAATTTTCTCTTATACGCTTTTCTACTGTTATGTTAGGTGTTTTCTCAGCTTTTATCGTCAATCTTGTGTTTCTTCCGCCTAAATATGAGAAAAAACTATACTATGGCATTTCAGATATTACAGAGGAAACCACTAAATGGATCCGGCTCACAATTAGGCATGCCTCCGAGCATAAGCTGCTGAAAAATGATATTGGGAAAATGAAGGAAAGTGTTAGAAACCTTGACCATTTATACATAATGTATAAGGAAGAGCGCAACTATTTCAAAAAGGAAACAATTCCAAAATCACGAAGGCTTGTTATTTATCGGCAAATGATTTCAACTGTAAAAAGATCGCTGGATACATTAAGGAAATTACATCGTTTTGAAAATGATCTACAGGAAATGCCTTTGGATTACCAAAATGCGATTCAACAGCAGCTTGACTGTCTAATTCATCATCATGAACATATCATGTTAAAGTTCATTGGAAAAGTACGTCCGAATGTAGTCTTTGAAGAGGGAGACATCTTCCTAAATAGGAAAGAGCTTTTCAACCTCTTTATATCTCAAAAGAAGGAAGCTTCTCTAGAGGATGAAGACACCCTTTCGCACAATATGCAAATAATCTCCGCTATTATTGATTATAATGAGCAGGTCGAGCATCTTGATAAGTTAATTACTAGCTTCCAAACCTATCATAAAAAAGCGAATGAAATGTCGATAGAGAAGTAG
- a CDS encoding glutamate-1-semialdehyde 2,1-aminomutase: MQFSNSERIHKEALEHIVGGVNSPSRSYKAVGGGAPVVMERGQGAYFWDVDGNQYIDYLAAYGPIITGHAHPHVTEAIKKAAETGVLYGTPTPHEVKFAAMLKEAMPALEKVRFVNSGTEAVMTTIRVARAYTGRDKIIKFAGCYHGHSDLVLVAAGSGPATLGTPDSAGVPKSIAQEVITVPFNDIEPFKEALEKWGSEIAAVLVEPIVGNFGIVEPKPGFLEQINELTHAAGALVIYDEVITAFRFMYGGAQDLLGVTPDLTAMGKIIGGGLPIGAYGGKKEIMEKVAPLGPAYQAGTMAGNPASILSGIACLEVLQQKGVYEYLDRLGALLEEGIAAAAKEYNIPITINRLKGALTVYFTNEKVVNYVQAENTDGEMFAKFFKLMLNQGINLAPSKYEAWFLTIAHTEEDIEATIHAVQNAFQALREE; this comes from the coding sequence ATGCAATTTTCAAATTCAGAACGCATACATAAAGAGGCACTTGAGCATATTGTCGGAGGGGTGAACAGTCCTTCCCGTTCATATAAAGCTGTTGGCGGCGGTGCCCCAGTCGTTATGGAGAGAGGTCAAGGAGCGTATTTTTGGGATGTAGATGGCAATCAATATATTGATTATTTAGCCGCTTATGGTCCCATTATTACAGGTCATGCTCATCCACACGTAACTGAAGCTATTAAGAAGGCTGCTGAGACAGGTGTACTATATGGAACACCAACTCCCCATGAAGTAAAATTTGCGGCAATGCTTAAAGAAGCTATGCCAGCTCTTGAAAAGGTCCGTTTCGTTAATTCTGGAACAGAAGCAGTCATGACAACGATTCGTGTGGCACGTGCCTATACAGGGAGAGACAAGATCATCAAATTCGCCGGCTGCTATCATGGCCACTCTGATCTCGTTCTGGTCGCAGCAGGATCAGGTCCAGCTACACTCGGAACGCCAGATTCAGCTGGTGTCCCTAAGAGTATTGCTCAAGAGGTTATTACGGTTCCGTTTAATGACATCGAACCATTTAAAGAGGCATTAGAAAAATGGGGAAGTGAAATTGCAGCTGTTCTTGTGGAGCCAATTGTCGGGAACTTCGGCATTGTTGAACCAAAGCCAGGTTTCTTAGAACAAATTAACGAATTAACACATGCTGCAGGTGCTCTTGTGATTTATGATGAGGTCATAACCGCTTTCCGATTTATGTATGGCGGGGCTCAGGATTTATTAGGCGTTACTCCTGATTTAACCGCCATGGGAAAAATTATTGGAGGCGGCTTGCCAATTGGTGCATACGGCGGCAAGAAAGAAATCATGGAAAAAGTGGCTCCTTTAGGACCAGCCTATCAAGCAGGAACAATGGCAGGTAATCCGGCATCCATTTTATCAGGAATTGCATGCCTAGAGGTTTTACAGCAAAAGGGTGTATATGAGTATCTCGACAGACTTGGAGCGTTGCTTGAGGAAGGTATTGCAGCAGCTGCAAAGGAATACAATATCCCTATTACAATTAATCGTTTGAAGGGTGCGCTGACAGTCTATTTTACAAATGAAAAAGTCGTCAATTATGTCCAAGCAGAGAACACAGACGGCGAGATGTTTGCGAAATTCTTCAAGCTCATGTTAAATCAAGGAATCAATCTTGCACCATCCAAATATGAAGCTTGGTTCCTAACCATCGCACATACAGAGGAAGATATCGAAGCAACGATTCATGCCGTGCAGAATGCGTTTCAAGCATTAAGGGAAGAATAA
- a CDS encoding ion channel yields MVFYISLVLIVFCMIMSIRTLFLPHKIKGKKVSFENFMYLAFIYVTVMIGFGLIYILLETNGYTVFMEGTVGLEGDFLNQLETGFYFSAVTLFSVGYGDIAPIGIGRMIAVLEALIGYTIPAAFVFRAVFEMEKKL; encoded by the coding sequence ATGGTTTTTTATATATCCCTTGTATTAATTGTATTCTGTATGATCATGAGCATAAGAACTTTATTTTTGCCACACAAAATTAAAGGGAAAAAAGTTAGCTTTGAAAACTTTATGTATTTGGCCTTTATTTATGTAACCGTCATGATTGGGTTTGGTCTTATATATATTCTTCTTGAAACGAATGGCTATACTGTTTTTATGGAAGGAACGGTCGGATTAGAAGGTGATTTTCTTAATCAACTAGAAACAGGTTTTTATTTCAGTGCAGTAACCTTATTTTCTGTTGGCTATGGAGATATTGCCCCTATTGGCATCGGAAGAATGATAGCAGTGCTTGAAGCACTCATTGGCTATACGATCCCGGCTGCTTTCGTATTTAGAGCAGTATTTGAGATGGAAAAGAAATTGTAG
- the bcp gene encoding thioredoxin-dependent thiol peroxidase: protein MAVSIGELAPDFALEASNGETIKLSDFRGKNIVLYFYPKDMTPGCTTQACDFRDKHSHFADLDAVILGVSPDPLARHEKFIEKYDLPFILLADEENKAAEAYDVWKLKKTFGKEYMGIERSTFIIDKAGKLVKEWRKVKVKGHVEEALEYIRENLS from the coding sequence ATGGCCGTTTCGATAGGAGAATTAGCTCCTGATTTTGCACTTGAAGCAAGTAATGGGGAAACGATTAAACTATCTGATTTTCGAGGAAAAAATATTGTCTTATATTTCTATCCAAAGGATATGACTCCTGGATGTACAACACAGGCATGTGATTTTCGAGACAAGCATAGTCATTTCGCAGATTTGGATGCAGTTATTCTTGGTGTGAGTCCTGATCCACTTGCCCGCCATGAGAAATTCATTGAAAAATATGATTTGCCATTTATCCTGCTTGCAGACGAGGAGAATAAGGCTGCGGAAGCTTATGATGTTTGGAAGCTTAAGAAAACTTTCGGAAAAGAATATATGGGAATCGAACGCTCTACATTCATCATCGATAAAGCTGGCAAGCTAGTAAAGGAATGGAGAAAGGTGAAGGTTAAGGGGCATGTCGAGGAAGCACTTGAATATATAAGGGAAAATCTTTCATAA
- the perR gene encoding peroxide-responsive transcriptional repressor PerR, whose translation MAQIQLKEALDTLKDTGVRITPQRHAILEYLINSMSHPTADDIYKALEGKFPNMSVATVYNNLRVFREVGLVKELTYGDASSRFDFVTTHHYHVICEKCGKIVDFHYPGLDEVEHLASHVTGFKISHHRMEIYGTCPDCSIKETH comes from the coding sequence GTGGCGCAGATTCAATTAAAAGAAGCGCTGGATACTCTTAAGGATACTGGAGTTCGTATAACACCACAGCGTCATGCGATACTTGAATATTTAATAAACTCAATGTCACACCCTACAGCAGATGATATTTACAAGGCTTTAGAAGGAAAGTTTCCAAATATGAGTGTGGCAACAGTTTACAATAATTTACGAGTATTTCGTGAGGTTGGCCTTGTTAAGGAATTAACTTATGGAGATGCATCAAGCCGTTTTGACTTTGTAACAACCCATCATTACCATGTTATTTGTGAAAAATGTGGGAAAATCGTTGACTTTCATTATCCTGGTCTTGATGAAGTTGAGCATTTAGCATCCCATGTTACAGGTTTTAAGATTAGCCATCATCGAATGGAGATTTACGGAACCTGCCCAGATTGTTCAATTAAAGAGACGCATTAA
- a CDS encoding YgzB family protein, translating into MAKYSSKINKIRTFALALIFVGFLVMYLGIFFRTSPLLMTIFMLFGTVFIIASTVVYFWIGMLSTKTVQVVCPNCGKHTKILGRVDMCMYCNEPLTLDRNLEGKEFDENYNKKSRL; encoded by the coding sequence ATGGCTAAATATTCAAGTAAAATCAATAAAATTCGAACATTTGCCCTTGCTTTAATATTTGTCGGTTTTTTAGTCATGTATCTTGGGATCTTTTTCAGAACTTCCCCTCTGCTCATGACCATCTTTATGCTTTTTGGAACCGTCTTTATTATTGCTAGTACAGTAGTATACTTTTGGATTGGGATGCTATCAACAAAAACGGTACAGGTTGTCTGTCCAAATTGCGGCAAACATACAAAAATATTAGGTCGCGTTGATATGTGCATGTATTGTAATGAACCATTAACACTAGATCGTAATCTAGAGGGCAAAGAATTCGATGAAAATTATAATAAAAAATCTCGGTTGTAG
- a CDS encoding nucleotidyltransferase-like protein — MEDILRPIYQERASQANTLGVLMIKKQQKNIPATDTFDVVLLILVKEAESPVYVKHYTYNDQKAALYTITDQQLYEWILLGSNKKIFDWLYNGKVIFERNEYFHKINTELRDFPFNGRKLKMGIEFAKLIRRYMDGKAFFENGHYLDTYNHVVHSLHHLARLALIEQGFHPEVTVWQQIKQIEPEILKLYEELVNSHEPLEKRLELLFLASEFLIHSKIKSGISHLVDVLLEKEFWSINEMMNHKELQHYSVDLGMLIEYLIDRNLIEVVTIETKGKGVFHRYYKLSQKLL, encoded by the coding sequence ATGGAAGATATTCTCCGCCCCATTTATCAAGAACGAGCTAGTCAAGCAAATACTCTCGGAGTGTTAATGATAAAGAAACAACAGAAGAATATTCCAGCTACAGACACCTTTGATGTTGTTTTGCTAATATTAGTTAAGGAAGCAGAGTCACCAGTATACGTAAAGCACTATACTTATAACGATCAGAAAGCGGCTTTATATACGATTACTGACCAGCAGCTATATGAATGGATTTTACTCGGATCGAATAAGAAGATTTTTGATTGGTTATATAACGGTAAAGTGATTTTCGAACGTAACGAATATTTCCATAAGATCAATACGGAACTAAGGGATTTCCCATTCAATGGCCGTAAATTGAAAATGGGAATTGAATTTGCCAAACTAATTCGTCGGTATATGGATGGGAAGGCTTTTTTTGAAAATGGTCATTACTTGGATACATATAATCATGTAGTTCATTCCCTTCATCATCTAGCTAGACTTGCGTTAATAGAGCAAGGCTTTCACCCTGAGGTAACGGTCTGGCAGCAAATTAAACAAATTGAGCCAGAAATATTAAAATTATATGAAGAGCTGGTAAATAGTCATGAGCCTTTAGAAAAAAGGCTAGAGCTGCTTTTCTTAGCAAGTGAGTTTTTGATCCATTCCAAAATAAAAAGCGGCATCAGCCATTTAGTGGATGTTCTATTGGAAAAAGAGTTCTGGTCTATAAATGAAATGATGAACCATAAAGAATTACAGCATTATTCAGTTGATTTAGGAATGCTGATCGAATATCTAATCGATAGAAATTTGATTGAAGTTGTAACAATAGAAACAAAGGGAAAAGGTGTTTTTCATCGGTATTATAAACTCAGTCAAAAGTTATTGTAA